Part of the Salinibacter grassmerensis genome, GCTCCATGTCTTCCGCGCCCATGTAGATGACGCAGTCGACCCCAAACTTGGCGCAGACCGTGGCGGTGGCCACCCCGTGCTGCCCAGCCCCGGTCTCGGCGATAATACGCTCCTTGCCCATGCGCGTGGCCAGCAGGATCTGGCCGAGCGTGTTGTTGATTTTGTGGGCCCCGGTGTGGCAGAGGTCCTCCCGCTTCGCGTAAATGCGGGCCCCACCGATCCGTTCGGTCAGGCGGTCGCAATAGGAGAGAGGGGTGGGCCGGCCGGCGTATTCGTTGAGGAGGGCGCGGAGCTCGGCCTGGAAGTCCGGGTCGTCCTTGTACGTGGCGTAGGCGGCCTTCAGCTCCTCCAGAACAGGGGTGAGGGTCTCCGGCACGTACGCCCCCCCGTACGAGCCGAAGTGACCATCGGTGTCGGGAAGGGTGTCCGCACGAGACGTAGTAGCGGGAGAGGACATGGCGGGCAGCTCTTGCAGAGTGAATAGTGGTCGGGAATACCGATACTCTCTTACGCGAAACTCGCGGTGCGGTCCAGGTCAGGGGTCATGCGTTTCGGCTTCTTCCAACTCGGCCGTCGCGTCCTGAAAAGCATCCATGAACGCGTCGATCTTCTCAAAGCTCTTCTGCCCGGGGGCAGACTCCAGGCTGCTGGATAGATCGACGGCAAACGGGCGCATCGTCTCGAGCGCCCGGGCCACGTTGTCGGCGTTGAGCCCACCGGCCAGGAAGACCGGATAGTCCTCGGCGAGTTCGCGGGCGAGGCGCCAGTTGAACGATTCGCCGGTGCCGCCCCACACGCTTGAATCGTGGGTGTCCAGCAGAAAGTACTCGACCACGTCCTCGTAGCGCTCGAAGAGCGTCCGGAGCTGGTTCGGGGCCGCGTCGTGCCGCACGTGAATCGCCTTGATCACGGGGCAGTCGACGCG contains:
- a CDS encoding phosphoribosylanthranilate isomerase, which encodes MGVELKVCGITELEDARYLAGAGADYLGFIQHEESSRYAPPALASDIIEWVHGPAPVGVFVNDGADTINEAVDTAGFELAQLHGQEPAHVAERVDCPVIKAIHVRHDAAPNQLRTLFERYEDVVEYFLLDTHDSSVWGGTGESFNWRLARELAEDYPVFLAGGLNADNVARALETMRPFAVDLSSSLESAPGQKSFEKIDAFMDAFQDATAELEEAETHDP